In the Ursus arctos isolate Adak ecotype North America unplaced genomic scaffold, UrsArc2.0 scaffold_30, whole genome shotgun sequence genome, one interval contains:
- the MKX gene encoding homeobox protein Mohawk isoform X2 produces the protein MNTIVFNKLSGTVLFEDRGAPERERGSRPYGGVLDSTHARPEVGIPDGPPLKDNLGLRHRRTGARQNGGKVRHKRQALQDMARPLKQWLYKHRDNPYPTKTEKILLALGSQMTLVQVSNWFANARRRLKNTVRQPDLSWALRIKLYNKYVQGNAERLSVSSDDSCSEDGENPPRNHINEGGYNNPVHHPVIKSESSVIKAGVIRPESRASEDYVSPPKYKSSLLNRYLNDSLRHVMATNAAMMGKTRQRNHSGSFSSNEFEEELVSPSSSETEGNFVYRTDALENGSNKGDSQQEGTKQG, from the exons ATGAACACCATCGTCTTCAACAAGCTCAGCGGCACCGTTCTTTTTGAGGACCGCGGCGCTCCGGAACGGGAACGGGGCAGCCGACCCTACGGTGGCGTCCTGGACAGTACCCACGCCCGCCCTGAGGTGGGCATTCCGGACGGCCCGCCCCTCAAGGACAACCTCGGCCTGAGACACCGGAGGACCGG GGCCAGGCAGAATGGCGGGAAGGTGAGGCACAAGCGGCAGGCTCTGCAAGACATGGCGCGGCCCCTCAAGCAGTGGCTTTACAAGCACCGCGACAACCCGTACCCCACCAAGACCGAGAAGATCCTCTTGGCGCTCGGCTCGCAGATGACGCTGGTGCAG GTGTCAAATTGGTTTGCTAATGCAAGACGTCGGCTTAAGAATACTGTTCGACAGCCAGATTTAAGCTGGGctttaagaataaaattgtaCAACAAGTATGTTCAAGGAAATGCTGAGCGGCTTAGTGTAAGCAGCGATGATTCATGTTCTGAAG ACGGAGAAAATCCTCCAAGAAACCACATAAATGAAGGGGGCTATAATAATCCAGTTCACCATCCTGTGATTAAAAGTGAAAGCTCGGTCATAAAAGCTGGAGTGATCAGGCCAGAGTCACGGGCCAGTGAGGACTACGTATCACCCCCCAAATACAAGAGCAGCCTATTGAATCGTTACCTTAACGACTCTTTGAGACATGTCATGGCCACAAACGCTGCCATGATGGGAAAGACAAGGCAAAGAAACCATTCGGGATCTTTTAGTTCCAACGAATTTGAGGAAGAATTGGTGTCTCCCTCATCATCAGAAACCGAAGGCAACTTCGTCTATCGTACAG